In one window of Paraflavitalea soli DNA:
- a CDS encoding YihY/virulence factor BrkB family protein, producing the protein MAFFRDAVTLLGLLRAAFREFKKNEPLRMAAATAFFTTFALPAILIILIQIFGLIMGRRAIGQQLFTGLTDILGPNAVEEMRATLRNVRLLTQSWYIAAAVFLFLLFVATTLFKVIRDSLNQLWSIRVREGVGLKFQLRQRGRSFVAILIAGILFLAVLLAEGLISLLPEKVVFLVRLLKQLISIAAATAWFTIVFKYIADGYTSWKPTIAGAFFTGLLFTLGKMILGVLLSYSTIKNIYATSTSFVLLLLFVFYCSFMFYYGACFLKVWAVHKQKPIIPHRHAMKYKLSLVE; encoded by the coding sequence ATGGCGTTTTTTCGTGATGCAGTAACATTACTGGGATTATTAAGGGCAGCTTTCCGCGAGTTTAAGAAAAACGAGCCTTTGCGTATGGCAGCAGCTACCGCATTCTTTACCACATTTGCATTACCAGCCATTCTCATTATACTCATCCAGATCTTTGGGCTCATTATGGGTCGCAGGGCCATCGGCCAGCAATTGTTTACAGGCCTTACTGATATCCTGGGGCCTAATGCAGTAGAAGAAATGCGCGCTACCCTGCGCAACGTACGATTGCTCACCCAATCCTGGTACATTGCCGCCGCCGTATTTTTGTTCCTTCTCTTCGTAGCTACCACCCTCTTCAAGGTCATCCGCGATTCATTGAACCAGCTTTGGAGCATACGCGTACGGGAAGGGGTGGGTCTAAAATTCCAGTTACGGCAAAGAGGCAGGTCATTCGTAGCTATCCTTATAGCCGGCATTTTATTCCTGGCCGTACTCCTGGCCGAAGGCCTCATCTCATTGCTTCCCGAAAAAGTGGTGTTCCTGGTGCGCCTCTTAAAACAGCTCATCTCTATCGCCGCCGCTACCGCCTGGTTTACCATCGTATTTAAATACATTGCCGATGGATATACCAGTTGGAAGCCCACCATCGCAGGAGCATTTTTCACAGGCTTACTGTTCACCCTGGGCAAAATGATATTGGGCGTACTACTGTCCTACAGCACCATAAAGAATATTTATGCCACCTCTACCTCCTTTGTGCTACTCCTGCTCTTTGTATTTTATTGCTCCTTTATGTTTTACTATGGCGCCTGTTTTCTCAAAGTGTGGGCTGTGCACAAACAAAAACCCATCATACCTCATCGCCATGCCATGAAGTACAAACTCTCATTGGTAGAGTAA
- a CDS encoding bestrophin family protein encodes MITYNPKDWFSFVFRFHKADTLRTLVPLILGISVYTALIAFLELEVLKLSQGNYLKNISLMNNLLSFVISMLLVFRTNTAYDRWWEGRKLWGALVNNSRNLAIKMNAILDATDEGNRAFFRRVIPMYANVLTRHLGEESTRLALDDKEHPELGELDHAKHIPNQVAALLLKRVYRLNQEGIVSGDQLITLTAELQSFTDVCGACERIKNTPIPFSYSVFLKKFIFFYVMTLPLSFVFSLGYIAIPVVAFIFYVLASLELIAEEIEDPFGNDANDLPTQKIASNIKKHVQEIL; translated from the coding sequence ATGATCACTTATAATCCTAAAGACTGGTTCTCGTTTGTTTTTCGCTTTCATAAGGCTGATACGTTAAGGACGCTGGTCCCTCTTATTCTGGGCATTAGTGTGTATACGGCATTGATCGCTTTTTTAGAGTTGGAGGTACTCAAATTGAGTCAAGGTAATTACCTCAAGAATATCTCATTGATGAATAACCTGCTGAGTTTTGTGATCTCTATGCTGCTGGTATTCCGTACGAATACGGCCTATGACCGTTGGTGGGAGGGGCGTAAACTGTGGGGAGCGCTGGTGAACAACAGCCGCAACCTGGCTATTAAAATGAATGCGATACTGGACGCTACAGATGAAGGCAACCGGGCTTTTTTCCGCCGGGTAATACCCATGTATGCCAATGTACTTACCCGCCACCTTGGTGAAGAAAGCACGCGGCTGGCGCTGGATGATAAAGAACACCCTGAGTTGGGCGAGCTGGACCATGCGAAGCACATACCCAACCAGGTGGCGGCCTTATTGTTGAAACGGGTGTACCGGCTGAACCAGGAAGGTATTGTATCGGGCGATCAGTTAATCACCCTGACAGCGGAATTGCAATCATTTACAGATGTGTGTGGGGCTTGTGAAAGGATCAAAAATACTCCCATCCCATTTTCCTATAGTGTGTTCCTGAAGAAGTTCATTTTCTTTTATGTGATGACGCTGCCGCTGAGCTTTGTTTTCAGCCTGGGGTATATTGCTATACCGGTTGTGGCTTTTATCTTTTATGTACTGGCCAGTCTTGAGCTGATCGCGGAGGAAATAGAAGATCCTTTTGGCAATGATGCCAATGACCTGCCTACGCAGAAGATTGCGAGTAATATTAAAAAGCATGTGCAGGAGATCTTATAA